In the genome of Flavivirga spongiicola, one region contains:
- a CDS encoding Rossmann-like and DUF2520 domain-containing protein gives MISVVILGSGNVATHLFKAFNQAEDIVINQWYSRRITAIASYKNDVEIIDDLSLIKDADVYILAVSDDAISELSSQLPFENKLVLHTSGSVSVYDIDKKHKRGVFYPLQTFSKEAEIDFSTVPICIETIDKKSYPIIKNLALTIGSPTKRVNSDQRKVLHLAAVFVNNFTNQLYRIGHEITESQGAEFDLLKPLILETAKKVQDLSPFKAQTGPAKRHDKKTIRKHLKLLEDQHHEDIYQLLTTSIQHTHGRKKL, from the coding sequence ATGATTTCAGTAGTAATTCTCGGTTCTGGCAATGTTGCAACTCATTTATTTAAGGCTTTTAACCAAGCAGAGGACATTGTTATAAATCAATGGTATAGTAGACGTATAACAGCCATCGCTTCTTATAAAAATGACGTGGAAATTATTGATGACTTATCATTGATCAAAGATGCGGATGTTTATATTTTAGCTGTTAGTGACGATGCCATTTCTGAGCTTTCATCTCAACTTCCTTTTGAAAACAAATTAGTATTGCATACTTCGGGAAGTGTGAGTGTATATGATATCGATAAAAAGCATAAACGAGGGGTATTCTACCCATTGCAAACGTTTAGTAAAGAAGCCGAAATAGATTTTTCAACTGTACCGATTTGCATTGAAACTATCGATAAAAAAAGCTATCCTATTATAAAAAATCTAGCTTTAACTATTGGTAGTCCTACAAAAAGGGTTAATAGTGACCAACGCAAAGTATTACATTTGGCGGCTGTTTTTGTGAATAATTTTACTAACCAATTATATAGAATAGGGCACGAAATAACAGAAAGTCAAGGAGCCGAGTTCGACCTTTTAAAACCTCTCATTCTGGAAACAGCTAAAAAAGTACAGGATTTATCTCCCTTTAAAGCTCAAACGGGTCCTGCAAAACGTCATGACAAAAAAACAATACGTAAGCATTTAAAACTTTTAGAAGACCAACATCACGAAGACATTTACCAACTATTAACCACCTCTATACAACACACACATGGAAGAAAAAAATTATAA